Proteins from a single region of Budorcas taxicolor isolate Tak-1 chromosome 11, Takin1.1, whole genome shotgun sequence:
- the CDC42EP3 gene encoding cdc42 effector protein 3, whose amino-acid sequence MPAKTPIYLKAANNKKGKKFKLRDILSPDMISPPLGDFRHTIHIGKEGQHDVFGDISFLQGNYELLPGNQEKAHMGQFPGHNEFFRANSTSDSMFTETPSPVLKNAISLPTIGGSQALMLPLLSPVTFSSKQESFGPGKLPRLSCEPVMEEKVPEKSSMLENGTVHQGDVSWGSSGSASQSSQGRDSHSSSLSEQYPDWAAEDMFDHPAPCELVKEKTKSEESLSDLTGSLLSLQLDLGPSFLDEVLNVMDKNK is encoded by the coding sequence ATGCCAGCCAAAACCCCAATCTACCTGAAAGCTGCCAataacaagaaaggaaagaaatttaaactGAGGGACATCTTGTCTCCCGATATGATCAGTCCGCCCCTCGGAGACTTCCGCCACACCATCCACATCGGCAAGGAGGGCCAGCACGACGTCTTCGGAGatatttcctttctccaaggcaACTATGAGCTTCTACCCGGAAACCAGGAGAAAGCACACATGGGCCAGTTCCCGGGGCATAATGAGTTCTTCCGGGCCAACAGCACCTCCGACTCCATGTTCACAGAAACACCCTCACCGGTGCTCAAAAACGCCATCTCTCTCCCGACCATCGGAGGGTCCCAAGCCCTCATGTTGCCCTTGTTGTCCCCGGTGACATTCAGTTCCAAGCAGGAGTCCTTTGGGCCAGGAAAGCTGCCCCGGCTTAGCTGTGAGCCGGTCATGGAGGAGAAGGTTCCAGAGAAAAGCAGTATGTTGGAGAACGGGACGGTCCACCAGGGGGACGTCTCGTGGGGGTCGAGCGGGTCCGCATCACAGTCCAGCCAGGGGAGGGACAGCCACTCCTCCAGCCTCTCCGAACAGTATCCCGACTGGGCAGCGGAGGACATGTTTGACCATCCCGCCCCTTGCGAGCTCGTCAAGGAAAAGACTAAATCAGAGGAGTCCCTCTCTGACCTCACGGGTTCCCTCCTGTCCCTGCAGCTTGATCTCGGGCCCTCCTTTCTGGATGAGGTGCTGAATGTCATGGATAAAAATAAGTAA